In Dermacentor andersoni chromosome 4, qqDerAnde1_hic_scaffold, whole genome shotgun sequence, the following proteins share a genomic window:
- the LOC126536329 gene encoding mediator of RNA polymerase II transcription subunit 22-like: MAQAKGLSQSKEALLKSYTKQLKDDIKSMVDNFTEIIKSTRVPLEEEGQVLRPLQGIQDHYEMTVRAANIVRAGESLMKLISDIKQYLILNDFPFVNDSIAQNSQRYCAFQMDCDQRLMALRDDMAAELYDLEEEYYSSCYK, from the exons ATGGCTCAAGCAAAAGGACTTAGTCAAAGCAAAGAAGCCCTGTTGAAATCTTACACCAAACAACTCAAGGATGACATCAAATCTATGGTCGACAATTTCACGGAAATCATCAAATCCACGCGTGTGCCTCTTGAAGAAGAGGGACAGGTATTGAGACCTCTGCAGGGAATACAGGACCACTATGAAATGACCGTCCGAGCTGCAAACATT GTCCGCGCAGGAGAGTCGTTGATGAAATTAATATCAGACATAAAACAGTACCTGATCCTCAATGACTTCCCGTTTGTGAATGACTCCATTGCCCAGAACAGCCAGCGCTACTGTGCTTTTCAAATGGACTGTGATCAGCGGTTGATGGCACTACGGGACGACATGGCTGCTGAGTTGTACGACCTTGAAGAAGAGTACTATTCGTCCTGCTATAAGTAA